TATCAGCAGTGATGAAAGACAACTGCACGAAAAAGAGGTGGTGTTTGAACAGGAAAATGTTTCGGTAAAGAGAAATCAGCCAATTCATCCGGCGGGATCTGGTTTAAATACCGGACACCATACTAAAAGGAGTGTTGATCTCAGGGGTACTGTAGCTGCGGAGAAACGACCAAGTGGCTTCTATATCAAACAGCAAACTGGTCATGTACAGCGTAGGGTAGAGGTAAAGTGAATTGAAATAAGGGGGGCTGTCGGCATTATTTCATATTTTATTTTGCTCATGAGAGTATAGCAATTAGCCCTGAGTTCGGAAGCAGGAAAAAGAAAGTAATTTACTTTCTTTTTTCATTGTTCAAACATACAGCAATTACCATAGTAATGTTTATTTCTGCAGTTTTTCCAAAAACTGCAGCACTTTCTGGTTCTTGGTAAGGTAGACATCTTTATACTGTCCCTCCCGGGCCATACCATACCGTATGAGCGTTTCTTTAAACCTTTCATAAGAGTTTTCTTTCAGTTCATAGAGTGAAGGAGGGAGTAGGCGTAACGTGCCGCGTTTGTCTTTATATTCAGGATTAAATTGTCGTAGTTTATCATCCAAAGCTGTAATAAAAGAGGGTTTAGTGGTGGAGTCAATGGTATCTTTAAATTCCACGAAAAACTTGTAGCAGAAATTCTTTTCATCACAGAACATGGTGTAAAAAGAAACTTTAGCTAACAGTTCTTTTGACGTCTCAACCACAGCCTTAATGACCTGCTCTTCAGAGAGCTTTTCGCCGGTTAAACTTGTTACCCCTTCACCTTTTTGAATAAACTTGAAAATAGGGAATTGGTTATAAAAACCTACTATTTCTACTATATCATTAATATCATAGCGATATAAACCACTACCATTACTAAAGAGAATATAGTATCGCTTTCCCACTTCTACTTCGTGGGCCTGAAGTACATCAGGGTTTTTCTGATTTCTCTGCTCCAGTTCAATGAATTCAAAATGATAAATATGTCCTGCTATCACTGAATAATCCCACGAGTTGTGCATTACAAGCCCGGCCCTGCCTTCACTTGCCTGATACCCAAAGGCCCGAATAACAGTAGAATCAGGAAAAAAACCATCAAGCCTGGGAATAAAATGTGCAAAGTTACCCTGTTTCCAGGTGTTAACCAGTGCAAGATTTGGCCAAAAATGTTTAGGGCGTAACTGATCTCCATGTTGTTCCATCAGTTTTTCCAGTTTTTTTCCCCTTTTGGGATCTGGTGTAAGGGTTTTTAGCACCTCCGTTCTTACGGACGGATCAATCTGCTCTGCAACATCGCATCGTAACGTTCCGTCATAAATATCTTTGATAAGGTCTTCATACTCATCCATAATGGTTTGATGAAGCCGGATTACACTTGAGGGACTTGCTGCGATAATAATTGTAATGTTGTGTGCCAGCGCAAAGCGCACTAAAGCATAGTATTTTTTCAGATAGTCTTTTATACAGATCACCGGGTAGGGAGCAGAGTAGGTGCTTTTTAGCACATTGGGGATGTTTTTATATACCATTCCGGATATTGATCCGTAGGGGGTACCATCCTCTACATACCCTTCAATATCTGAAGACACTACCGAGAGACTCTTGCCGTTATAGATAGTTGGATTATCTAAAAGACAGCTGTAAAGCCATAGCTTACTCAGACCAGAATAAGCGTTTTCAAAATAATCCTTTGAAACGGGAATCACCTTTGGTTTTGCGGTTGTGCCGCTGGTGGTATTGTAAAATATTGCTTTCCCAGGGAATAGTATATCACTTTCACCTTTGCACATACGCTCGACGTATGGCCTATGATCTTCAAAATTATTAACAGGTACAGCTTCTCTGTAATCGCTAATGTTTTTTATAGAGGAAAACTTATGATCTTTTCCAAAAGCTGTGCCCTGTGATGTGGTAATGATTTTTGATAGTATTCTGTCCTGTGCCGACTTACACTCTTTACTGGCTTTTAAGAATTCCTTTAAACACGGTCGCCCTGCAAGGGTAAGAAGAGTTTTTCTAAACCAGGGTTTTTCGGTGATAGTCATGGACCTGACTCCTTCTGAATCGTTTTGTGCAATAATTAATGAAGTAAAAAAAACTGAACACGGCAACAAGCTGCTTACATTAGTGTAAAAATAGGGTAGTATATTACATTGATAGAACAAAGTAGCACTACTATACTTTGTGCTTGTATACAAATTACCTGATTGCTACTGATTGTGTCAATAAAAAACCATATATAATGTCTAAGTATCAAAAGAAAACACGTCACAATAGTTTAGAAATAGATGTCTAATTAAAGAAACTCTCAATATCTTATGATAAAAGTTAAAAAATATATAAACATAATGAGTTGGGAATACACGAACGTGGTGTCTATAGACATTGATATTACTACTGTATATTCTTTTTGAGATGGTTGCGTATAAAAGGCAGGAATATACCTACTCAAAGCGTGGCACTCCTATGGTTTCATCTCTTCAGGAGGACCTAATTGCAAGCTCCTAATTTTTGGCCTCTGAGACTGTATCTTTACCGCTATTGTTCATATGTTCTTACATAAAAACTACGGGGTAACCGAACGTGTTTTACACTATAACTGACTGATATTATCAGAGTAAGGTTTGCTTTTCTGAAAAAGTGTTGATAAAAAAAACAACGTTTCCTAAAACTTTTTACCCTTTTTGCTTTAAAAATCATTATTATTATAGGATACGTTTTAGACATAAATAGAATGAAAAATCAGGGGTATACTGAACGAAAAGAGAGCTATGTAGAGTAAAATGAGACCTGTTTTTGATTATATGGATTATCAGGCTTACCTGAGAAACTACTATGAAGAGAAAAAAAGAGAAACAACCTTTTTCTCCTACCGGTATATGGGGCGACGCTTAGGGCTTGATCCGGGGTTTTTGGTTAAAGTTCTTCAGGGAAAAATGCATCTTTCTGTAAAAGCAGCCTCAGCAGTTTCAAAACTTTGCAAGTTTACAAACTCAGAGAGTGAGTATTTTGAATGCCTCGTTAGGTTTGCACGATCAAGTTCCCCCGAAGAGAATAAGATCTATTTTGAAAAACTGATGGAGATACGTGGTGTTGATGCTCAGATTGTTGCAGTAAGGCAGTATGATTTCTATAAAAAGTGGTACCACTCTGCTATTCGCTCTTTGATTGGTTTCTATCCCTTTGCCGGAAATTATGAAGAACTTGCTAAAAAGCTAGCACCTCCTATCACTCAAGAACAGGCAGAGGAATCTATAAAACTGCTTCTGGAACTTGGATTCATTGAGAAAGATAGTGATGGAAAGTATAGTTTGACTGAGAATATTATTACTACCGGTGATTCCTGGAAATCGGCGATGATCAGTGCATATCAGGAAGAAACCATTAAACTTGCAGGTGAAGCAATAGATCGGTTTTCAAAAGAGGTTCGGGACATATCGACAATGACGGTCTCTGCCAGGGTGAAGGATCTTGAAACGATAAAGGAACTGGCAAGAAAGTTTCGTCAATCAGTATTGCAGCTATGCTCAGAGCATACAGGG
This portion of the Chitinispirillales bacterium ANBcel5 genome encodes:
- a CDS encoding GH3 auxin-responsive promoter family protein; this encodes MTITEKPWFRKTLLTLAGRPCLKEFLKASKECKSAQDRILSKIITTSQGTAFGKDHKFSSIKNISDYREAVPVNNFEDHRPYVERMCKGESDILFPGKAIFYNTTSGTTAKPKVIPVSKDYFENAYSGLSKLWLYSCLLDNPTIYNGKSLSVVSSDIEGYVEDGTPYGSISGMVYKNIPNVLKSTYSAPYPVICIKDYLKKYYALVRFALAHNITIIIAASPSSVIRLHQTIMDEYEDLIKDIYDGTLRCDVAEQIDPSVRTEVLKTLTPDPKRGKKLEKLMEQHGDQLRPKHFWPNLALVNTWKQGNFAHFIPRLDGFFPDSTVIRAFGYQASEGRAGLVMHNSWDYSVIAGHIYHFEFIELEQRNQKNPDVLQAHEVEVGKRYYILFSNGSGLYRYDINDIVEIVGFYNQFPIFKFIQKGEGVTSLTGEKLSEEQVIKAVVETSKELLAKVSFYTMFCDEKNFCYKFFVEFKDTIDSTTKPSFITALDDKLRQFNPEYKDKRGTLRLLPPSLYELKENSYERFKETLIRYGMAREGQYKDVYLTKNQKVLQFLEKLQK
- a CDS encoding TIGR02147 family protein, encoding MRPVFDYMDYQAYLRNYYEEKKRETTFFSYRYMGRRLGLDPGFLVKVLQGKMHLSVKAASAVSKLCKFTNSESEYFECLVRFARSSSPEENKIYFEKLMEIRGVDAQIVAVRQYDFYKKWYHSAIRSLIGFYPFAGNYEELAKKLAPPITQEQAEESIKLLLELGFIEKDSDGKYSLTENIITTGDSWKSAMISAYQEETIKLAGEAIDRFSKEVRDISTMTVSARVKDLETIKELARKFRQSVLQLCSEHTGEVVYQVNLQVFPLSDTEVGKC